Proteins encoded by one window of Mercenaria mercenaria strain notata chromosome 4, MADL_Memer_1, whole genome shotgun sequence:
- the LOC123551422 gene encoding turripeptide Lol9.1-like: MKVLLLLCIVQGCFGAAIVRKRSVCADFCPEYYSPVCASNGKTYSNKCFLSAATCHDSSIQFVSAGRCDSTSGGSSSPCPAMMCIAVYDPVCGTDGKTYSNTCKLTSTHCHGEVTVAHHGACTGALLVS, translated from the exons ATGAAGGTCCTCCTTTTACTTTGCATTGTTCAAG GATGTTTCGGTGCTGCGATTGTTAGAAAACGGTCAGTTTGTGCCGATTTTTGTCCTGAATACTATTCACCAGTTTGTGCATCAAACGGAAAAACGTATT CAAACAAATGTTTTCTAAGTGCGGCCACATGCCATGACAGTTCGATTCAGTTCGTTAGTGCAGGAAGGTGTGATTCCACATCCGGCGGCTCTAGTAGTCCTTGCCCGGCAATGATGTGTATCGCGGTGTATGATCCAGTTTGTGGGACAGACGGAAAAACATACA GTAACACGTGCAAATTGACATCAACGCATTGTCATGGAGAAGTAACTGTTGCCCATCATGGTGCATGTACCGGAGCTCTCCTTGTCAGTTAA